The Streptomyces asoensis DNA window CGGCGTTCTCCTGCGAGGGCGCGGTGAAACCGCCGGCGGCCCGGCGGACCGCCCGGCGGCGTCCGCGACGCGGACCGGCGTCCTCCTCGGCCGGAGCGGCCTCGGCGGGCGCGGCAGGGGCTTCGGGGGCCTTCGGCTCCTCGACGGCGGCGACCGCCGGCTCCTCGACGGTCTCGGGGGCCTGGGGGGCCTGTGGAACCTCGGCCTCGGCGGGCGCGGCCGCCCGGCGGGTGGCGCGGCGACGGGTGCGGGGGGCGGGCTCGACGGCCTCGGCGGACGGCTCCTCGGTCACGGCGGGAGCCTCGGCCCGCACCTCGGCCTGCGCGGGAGCCGCGGTCTCGGCGACGGCGGGCGTGACGGCCTCCGGCGCACCGGCGGGCGCGGTCGCCCGGCGGGTGGCGCGGCGCCGCGTACGGGGCGCGGTCTCGGGCTCGGCGGGCGCGGACTCGACGGCGGGCTGCCGGTCGGCCTCGGCCGTCCCGGCGGCGGGCTCGACGGTCTCGGCGGTCGCCTCGGCGGTCTCGGCGGCGGGCGCGGACACCCGGCGGGTGGCCCGGCGACGGGCGCGGCGGGGACCGCCGTCCTCGGCGGGCTCCTCCACGGCGGCCTCCGCGGCGGGGGCGTCCTGCTCGGCGGCCACCGGCACGACGGTCTCGGCGGCCTCGGCGTCGGCCGGGGCGCCGGCGGGCGCGGAGGCGCGGCGGGTGGCCCGGCGGCGCGTGCGGGGCGCGGCCTCGGCGGGCGCCTCGACGGCTGCCGCGGCCTCGGCGGCGGCGGTCGCGGCCGTCCCGTCCTCGAGGTCTTCGTCCGCCAGCTGCTCGGCGGACTCCACGGCCGGTATGGCCGGCGTGGTGATCTCGGCGGAGGTGTCGGCGGCGGCGGTCGGCGGACCCGCCGGCCGGGAGGCGGCACGGCGCCGGCGGCGCGGCGGCAGGGTGTCGCTGGGGGTGTTCGCTTCGGAGTCCTGGACGGACTCTGCGGATTCGGTCGGTTCGAGCATGCGGGCGTTTCTCCCGTCAGGGCTCCCGGGCGCCGCGCCTGGTCCGGCGTCGATCACGGAGGATCGATCGCCGTTGACGTCCGCGGCTCGCGCGATGCGCGGTGCCGCCGTCCGGGGCGCGGGCGCCGCACGGGAGCTCTCTGTGTCCTGTCTCGCCGGTTCCGTACGCCGAATGCGGACGGCCTGGCGAAAGTCTTGTGGTCGGTTCGCCGCCCGACCCAGGTGGCTCCCGAGTCGAGGGCGGCGCTACGGCGTACGTTCCTTCGCGGAACCTTCCCTACGCGGGCGCCTTCGCGGCGGCAGCGGGTTCGGCCGTTGTGGGGGCCTGTGCTGCCTCGCGGTCGGGCGCGAGCGGGTCGGTCACCGTGCCGGTCTCTTCATCGAACAGCCCCTGCGCCAGCCTGGTCACCGCAGCGGGGACCGGCGGCGCCAGGTCGGCCACGGCGCGAAGACCGGACAGGACGTCGTCGGGTCGTACGGCAGGCGTCACGTGCCGAACAACCAGGCGCAGTATCGCACAAGGCCGGTCCGTCGGCCTATCAGCGGGTTCACTGTGCGTTTCGAGGTGGACGACGGCGGCACGGGCGTCGAAGGTGCGGACGCCGTTCTTGGCCATGCGCTGGACCTCGACGGTCCCGGCCCGGTTGAAGGCCTCGACCGCGCGGTCGGCCTCGGCCGGGTCCACGCCGTCCAGCCGCAGCTCCCACACGGAGGCCGTCAGCCGGTCGGCAAGCCCCGAGGTCCGGACCTCGACCGCGTCGACGACGTCGAGCCCGGTGGGCAGCGACTCGTCGAGGAGGGCTCTCAGCTGCTCCGGGTCACGCGCCGCGGTGAGCGCGATCTCCAGGTACTCCGCCTCACTGCCCGTGCCGGTGGGTGCGGCATTGGCGTACGACACCTTCGGATGCGGTGTGAACCCGGCCGAGTACGCCATCGGCACCTCGGCACGGCGCAACGCACGCTCGAAGGCGCGCTGGAAGTCACGGTGGCTGGTGAACCGGAGGCGGCCGCGCTTGGTGTAGCGCAGTCGGATGCGCTGCACCGCGGGTGCGGGCGGCGGGCCTTCGGGCTGTCGCTTGCCCAGTGTCGTTCAGTCCTTCGTGAGAGCGGTCGTACTCCTACCAAGAGTACGTGTCCCGTCCGCCGATGGTTCCCGCCGGGCGACCGCCGACGGCCGGCGGGACTCGCCGAAGAGCATCCGGCGCACGTCGGCGCGGGCCTGCCGGGCCGTCTCCCGGGCGGCGGCCAGCGTCTGCCGGGCGGTGCGGCCCACGCTGCGCGCGGCCTGGGCGGCGGGCCTCAGCACGGCGTCCCGTACGGCGTGCCCGACCGGGGTCAGGACGGTCCGGTACGCCCACCGCGCCGGCTCCACGAAGATCCACCGGAAGAGGGTCCCGAGGAACCGTCCGACCGTCAGGGAGATCCGTCCCGCGATCCGCCAGGCGTGGCCGAGGGCCTCCCCCACCTCCCGGGCGACGACCGCGAGGAAGCGGCCGGCGGGGGCGAGGACCCAGCGCCACAGGGCGAGGAGGGGCAGCGCGACCAGGATGCGGGCGGTCCAGTACAGGACCAGACCGATTCCGGTGACGAGCAGTTCGACGAGGCGCCACAGCCCTCGCGCGCACCGGACGACGGCCCGGCCGGACGGCGCGAGGATCCAGGCGCGGATCCAGCGCGCGGGCGCCACGACGAGGTGGCGCACCAGCCAGGCCACCACGGTGTACGCGCCGGTGCCGACGGCGGCGAGAACGCCCCCGACGGCCCGCAGCAGCCGGCCGGCCGCGTGTCCGGCGGGGGTCAGCACGCGCGCGTACAGCCATCCCAGCCCGGCCCCGGCGCACCGGGCCGCCCACCCCAGCCCGGCTCCGGTCACCCGGGCCGTCCACGCGAGCCCGGTCCCGATCAGCCGGACCAGCCGTCCGACGCCGTGCCCGACCGGGGTCAGGACGTACCGGTAGCTCCACACCACCGGCACCACGAGCAGCGCGTGTGCCAGCCGTGCGAGGGCCCCGGCCACGGGTACGACGACATACCGCCACAGCCCGGCCAGCGGCCGCAGGACCAGCGTCTGCACCAGCCACCACAGGCCCCGCCCGACCGGCCGCAGCACCGTGTCCCGGAGGAACCGGCCCCCGACGACGAGCGCGTCCCACGCCATCCGCACGGGCAGGACCAGCACGAGCACGACGATCCGCACGGGCAGCCGGACCGCGACGACGAGACACCCCTCGGGCGTTCCGTCGGGGGTGCGGTCGGGCGTCCGCGCGGGGGTCGCGGCGGGTGGTTTCTCCAGGTCCATGTCGGCATAGACGCCACAGGGGGCCCGCCGGATGCACCGGCAGGCCGCAACCGTGCCCGCCGGGCCACGGACGCGGCGCCGTGCCCCGGACACGACCGAGCCCCCCTTCCCGCGGGAAGGGGGGCTCGGGCCGGGGACTTCAGCGGCTCAGTGGCTCGGCAACTCGGCGGCTCAGTGGGCGTGTCCGCTGCCCGCGGGCTGCTTGACCGTCAGCGGCAGCAGCTTCTTGCCGGTCGGGCCGATCTGGATGTGGGTGTCCATGGCCGGGCACACGCCGCAGTCGAAGCAGGGCGTCCAGCGGCAGTCCTCGACCTCGGTCTCGTCGAGGGCGTCCTGCCAGTCCTCCCAGAGCCAGTCCTTGTCGAGGCCCGAGTCCAGGTGGTCCCAGGGCAGGACCTCCTCGTAGGACTTCTCACGGGTGGTGTACCAGTCGACGTCCACACCGAAGGCGGGCAGCGTCTTGTCCGCGCAGGCCATCCAGCGGTCGTACGAGAAGTGCTCGCGCCAGCCGTCGAAGCGGCCGCCGTCCTCGTAGACGGCGCGGATGACGGCGCCGATACGGCGGTCACCGCGCGACAGGAGGCCCTCGACGATGCCGGGCTTGCCGTCGTGGTAGCGGAAGCCGATGGAGCGGCCGTACTTCTTGTCGCCGCGGATCTTGTCGCGGAGCTTCTGGAGACGGGCGTCCGTCTCCTCGGCGGAGAGCTGCGGCGCCCACTGGAACGGGGTGTGCGGCTTCGGCACGAACCCGCCGATCGAGACCGTGCAGCGGATGTCGTTCTGGCCGGAGACCTTGCGGCCCTCGGCGATCACGTTCATCGCCATGTCGGCGATCTGGAGGACGTCGTCGTCGGTCTCCGTCGGCAGACCGCACATGAAGTACAGCTTCACCTGGCGCCAGCCGTTGCCGTACGCGGTGGAGACCGTCCTGATGAGGTCCTCTTCGGAGACCATCTTGTTGATGACCTTGCGCATGCGCTCCGAGCCGCCCTCGGGGGCGAAGGTCAGGCCCGACCGGCGGCCGTTGCGCGTCAGTTCGTTGGCCAGGTCCACGTTGAAGGCGTCGACCCGGGTGGAGGGGAGGGACAGGCCGATCTTGTCCTCCTCGTAGCGGTCCGCGAGGCCCTTGGCGACCTCGCCGATCTCGCTGTGGTCTGCGCTGGACAGCGAGAGCAGGCCCACCTCCTCGAAGCCGGTCGCCTTCAGGCCCTTCTCCACCATGTCGCCGATGCCGGTGATCGACCGCTCGCGCACCGGGCGCGTGATCATGCCGGCCTGGCAGAAGCGGCAGCCGCGGGTGCAGCCGCGGAAGATCTCCACCGACATGCGCTCGTGGACCGTCTCGGCGAGCGGGACCAGCGGTTGCTTGGGGTAGGGCCACTCGTCGAGGTCCATGACCGTGTGCTTGGACACCCGCCACGGGACGCCCGACCTGTTCGGCACCACGCGGGCGATCCGGCCGTCCGGCAGGTACTCGACGTCGTAGAAGCGCGGGATGTACACCGCGCCGGTCTTGGCGAGACGCAGGAGGACCTCCTCGCGGCCGCCCGGCCGGCCCTCCGCCTTCCACTCGCGGATGATCTTCGTCATGTCCAGGACGGCCTGCTCGCCGTCGCCGATGACCGCCGCGTCGATGAAGTCGGCGATCGGCTCGGGGTTGAAGGCCGCGTGCCCGCCGGCCAGCACGATCGGGTCGTCGAGACCCCGGTCCTTCGCCTCCAGGGGGATCCCGGCCAGGTCCAGGGCCGTGAGCATGTTGGTGTAGCCCAGCTCCGTGGAGAAGGACAGCCCGAACACGTCGAAGGCGCCCACCGGGCGGTGGCTGTCGACCGTGAACTGCGGGACGGAGTGCTCCCGCATCAGCGCCTCCAGGTCCGGCCACACGCTGTACGTGCGCTCGGCGAGGACGCCCTCCTGCTCGTTCAGCACCTCGTAGAGGATCATGACGCCCTGGTTGGGCAGGCCGACCTCGTAGGCGTCCGGGTACATGAGCGCCCAGCGGACGTCGCAGGACTCCCAGGGCTTCACGGTGGAGTTGAGCTCGCCGCCCACGTACTGGATCGGCTTCTGCACATGCGGGAGCAAGGCTTCTAGCTGCGGGAAGACCGACTCGACAGACATCGCGGGATTACCTTCGTGAGCTGGCGGGGGGCGCCCCCGGCCGAGGGCCGGAGGAAGGGAGACCATCAAGCGTAACCCGACCGGAGCACTCCCCCGCCCCCGCGAAAGCCCGCCGCCGACGGGCTAAACCTCCATCGACGCCTGTGTGGCCGCCCACACCTGCGGCAGTGCCTCCTCCGCCAGGTCGGCCCGCCC harbors:
- a CDS encoding TIGR03960 family B12-binding radical SAM protein — translated: MSVESVFPQLEALLPHVQKPIQYVGGELNSTVKPWESCDVRWALMYPDAYEVGLPNQGVMILYEVLNEQEGVLAERTYSVWPDLEALMREHSVPQFTVDSHRPVGAFDVFGLSFSTELGYTNMLTALDLAGIPLEAKDRGLDDPIVLAGGHAAFNPEPIADFIDAAVIGDGEQAVLDMTKIIREWKAEGRPGGREEVLLRLAKTGAVYIPRFYDVEYLPDGRIARVVPNRSGVPWRVSKHTVMDLDEWPYPKQPLVPLAETVHERMSVEIFRGCTRGCRFCQAGMITRPVRERSITGIGDMVEKGLKATGFEEVGLLSLSSADHSEIGEVAKGLADRYEEDKIGLSLPSTRVDAFNVDLANELTRNGRRSGLTFAPEGGSERMRKVINKMVSEEDLIRTVSTAYGNGWRQVKLYFMCGLPTETDDDVLQIADMAMNVIAEGRKVSGQNDIRCTVSIGGFVPKPHTPFQWAPQLSAEETDARLQKLRDKIRGDKKYGRSIGFRYHDGKPGIVEGLLSRGDRRIGAVIRAVYEDGGRFDGWREHFSYDRWMACADKTLPAFGVDVDWYTTREKSYEEVLPWDHLDSGLDKDWLWEDWQDALDETEVEDCRWTPCFDCGVCPAMDTHIQIGPTGKKLLPLTVKQPAGSGHAH
- a CDS encoding TIGR03936 family radical SAM-associated protein encodes the protein MQRIRLRYTKRGRLRFTSHRDFQRAFERALRRAEVPMAYSAGFTPHPKVSYANAAPTGTGSEAEYLEIALTAARDPEQLRALLDESLPTGLDVVDAVEVRTSGLADRLTASVWELRLDGVDPAEADRAVEAFNRAGTVEVQRMAKNGVRTFDARAAVVHLETHSEPADRPTDRPCAILRLVVRHVTPAVRPDDVLSGLRAVADLAPPVPAAVTRLAQGLFDEETGTVTDPLAPDREAAQAPTTAEPAAAAKAPA